In Streptomyces sp. NBC_00414, a single window of DNA contains:
- a CDS encoding potassium channel family protein translates to MHIVIMGCGRVGSALAQTLEQQGHTVAVIDQDPTAFRRLGSGFGGRRVTGVGFDQDTLREAGIEEAGAFAAVSSGDNSNIIAARVAREMFGIENVAARIYDPRRAEVYQRLGIPTVATVRWTADQMLRRLLPSGAEPLWRDPTGGVQLAEVHASTAWVGQRISRLQEETGVRVAFLTRLGEAVLPSSQTVLQEGDLVHVMMRTDDIEKVEASFAEGPEEESGH, encoded by the coding sequence GTGCACATCGTCATCATGGGCTGCGGCAGAGTGGGTTCCGCTCTCGCCCAGACCCTGGAGCAACAGGGGCACACGGTCGCCGTGATCGACCAGGACCCCACCGCCTTCCGACGACTGGGCTCCGGATTCGGCGGCCGTCGTGTGACCGGCGTCGGCTTCGACCAGGACACCCTGCGCGAAGCGGGCATCGAGGAGGCCGGGGCCTTCGCCGCGGTCTCCAGCGGGGACAACTCGAACATCATCGCCGCCCGGGTGGCCCGCGAGATGTTCGGCATCGAGAACGTGGCGGCACGTATCTACGACCCGCGCCGCGCCGAGGTGTACCAGCGCCTGGGCATCCCCACCGTCGCCACCGTCCGCTGGACGGCCGACCAGATGCTGCGCCGGCTGCTGCCGTCGGGCGCCGAGCCGCTGTGGCGCGACCCCACCGGCGGTGTGCAGCTCGCCGAGGTGCACGCGTCGACGGCGTGGGTGGGCCAGCGGATCAGCCGCCTCCAGGAGGAGACCGGAGTACGCGTGGCCTTCCTCACCCGGCTGGGCGAGGCGGTCCTGCCTTCCTCCCAGACGGTGCTGCAGGAGGGCGACCTGGTGCACGTGATGATGCGCACGGACGACATCGAGAAGGTCGAGGCGTCGTTCGCCGAGGGCCCCGAAGAGGAGAGCGGTCACTGA
- a CDS encoding potassium channel family protein, whose translation MRVAIAGAGAVGRSIAGELLENGHEILLIDKAPTAISVERVPMAEWLLADACEITSLDEAALQRCNVVIAATGDDKVNLVVSLLAKTEYGVPRVVARVNNPKNEWLFNESWGVDVAVSTPRLMSALVEEAVSVGDLVRLLRFSHGDANLVELTLPPESALAGTQVGDVAWPEDTSLVTIIRGTRVLTPTREDSLEAGDELLFVAAQAREEQLEDLLSVRRESTAG comes from the coding sequence ATGAGGGTCGCCATTGCCGGTGCCGGCGCCGTGGGCCGCTCGATCGCGGGCGAACTGCTGGAGAACGGCCACGAGATCCTGCTGATCGACAAGGCGCCGACCGCGATCTCGGTCGAGCGCGTCCCGATGGCGGAGTGGTTGCTCGCCGACGCCTGCGAGATCACGTCCCTGGACGAGGCGGCGCTCCAGCGCTGCAACGTGGTGATCGCGGCCACGGGTGACGACAAGGTCAACCTCGTCGTCTCCCTGCTCGCGAAGACCGAGTACGGGGTCCCGAGGGTCGTCGCCCGCGTCAACAACCCCAAGAACGAGTGGCTGTTCAACGAGTCGTGGGGCGTGGACGTCGCCGTATCGACCCCCCGCCTGATGTCGGCCCTGGTCGAGGAGGCGGTGAGCGTCGGCGATCTGGTCCGGCTGCTGCGCTTCAGCCACGGCGACGCCAACCTCGTCGAGCTGACGCTGCCCCCGGAGTCCGCGCTCGCCGGCACCCAGGTCGGCGACGTGGCATGGCCCGAGGACACCTCGCTGGTCACCATCATCCGCGGCACCCGGGTGCTCACCCCGACCCGGGAGGACTCCCTGGAGGCGGGCGACGAACTCCTGTTCGTAGCGGCCCAGGCCCGCGAGGAACAACTGGAGGACCTGCTGTCGGTACGCCGGGAGAGCACGGCGGGTTGA
- a CDS encoding APC family permease: MSKLTDVPKRILIGRALRSDRLGETLLPKRIALPVFASDPLSSVAYAPGEVLLVLSIAGVSAYHFSPWIAVAVVVLMFTVVASYRQNVHAYPSGGGDYEVANTNLGPKAGLTVASALLVDYVLTVAVSIASGIENLGSAIPFVVEHKVLCAIAVIVLLTLMNLRGVKESGKLFAIPTYVFVTGVFLMIAWGAFRGIVLGETMKAPTADFEIKAEHQGLAGFALVFLLLRAFSSGCAALTGVEAISNGVPAFRKPKSKNAATTLAAMGLLAVTMFCGIIALAMATNVRMAEYPAHDLLENGVAVGSDYVQNPVISQVAEAVFGDGSFLFIVLAAATALVLFLAANTAYNGFPLLGSILAQDRYLPRQLHTRGDRLAFSNGIVLLAGAAILLIWIYGADSTRLIQLYIVGVFVSFTLSQTGMVRHWNRHLATEKDQAKRRHMVRSRAINAFGAFFTGLVLVVVLGTKFTHGAWVALLGMVIFYATMSAIRKHYDRVAEEIAAPEGPSDDSVRPSRVHSVVLISKIHRPTLRALAYAKLMRSDSLEALSVNVDPAETKALRDEWERRGFTVPLKILDSPYREITRPVIEYVKGLRRESPRDVVSVIIPEYVVGHWYEHLLHNQSALRLKGRLLFTPGVMVTSVPYQLESSEVAKKRARRRSEWTAPGSVRRGPAEHRPKEPSGPKR, encoded by the coding sequence GTGTCCAAACTGACCGACGTGCCCAAACGGATCCTGATCGGGCGCGCACTGCGCAGTGACCGGCTCGGAGAGACTCTCCTGCCGAAGCGCATCGCACTTCCCGTTTTCGCTTCCGACCCGCTCTCCTCCGTGGCGTACGCGCCGGGAGAAGTGCTGCTCGTCCTGTCCATCGCGGGCGTGTCGGCCTATCACTTCAGCCCCTGGATCGCCGTCGCGGTCGTCGTGCTGATGTTCACCGTCGTGGCGTCCTACCGGCAGAACGTGCACGCCTACCCCAGCGGCGGCGGCGACTACGAGGTCGCCAACACCAACCTCGGCCCCAAGGCCGGTCTCACCGTCGCCAGCGCACTGCTCGTGGACTACGTCCTCACCGTCGCCGTGTCGATCGCGTCCGGCATCGAGAACCTCGGCTCGGCGATCCCGTTCGTCGTCGAGCACAAGGTCCTCTGCGCGATCGCCGTGATCGTGCTGCTCACCCTGATGAACCTGCGCGGGGTCAAGGAGTCGGGCAAGCTCTTCGCCATCCCGACGTACGTGTTCGTGACCGGCGTCTTCCTGATGATCGCGTGGGGGGCGTTCCGCGGGATCGTCCTCGGCGAGACCATGAAGGCGCCGACCGCCGACTTCGAGATCAAGGCCGAGCACCAGGGGCTCGCGGGCTTCGCCCTGGTCTTCCTGCTGCTGCGCGCCTTCTCCTCCGGCTGTGCGGCGCTCACCGGCGTCGAGGCGATCAGCAACGGCGTCCCCGCCTTCCGCAAGCCCAAGTCCAAGAACGCGGCGACCACGCTCGCGGCGATGGGGCTGCTCGCCGTCACCATGTTCTGCGGCATCATCGCCCTCGCCATGGCGACGAACGTGCGCATGGCCGAGTACCCGGCCCACGACCTCCTGGAGAACGGGGTCGCGGTCGGCTCCGACTACGTCCAGAACCCGGTGATCTCCCAGGTCGCCGAGGCCGTGTTCGGCGACGGCAGCTTCCTGTTCATCGTGCTCGCGGCGGCCACCGCGCTCGTGCTCTTCCTGGCCGCGAACACCGCGTACAACGGCTTCCCGCTGCTCGGCTCGATCCTCGCCCAGGACCGGTACCTGCCGCGCCAGCTGCACACCCGCGGCGACCGGCTCGCCTTCTCCAACGGCATCGTGCTGCTCGCGGGCGCCGCCATCCTGCTGATCTGGATCTACGGGGCCGACTCGACCCGCCTCATCCAGCTCTACATCGTCGGCGTGTTCGTGTCCTTCACGCTCAGCCAGACCGGCATGGTCCGGCACTGGAACCGCCACCTGGCCACCGAGAAGGACCAGGCCAAGCGCCGCCACATGGTCCGCTCCCGTGCCATCAACGCGTTCGGCGCCTTCTTCACCGGCCTCGTCCTGGTCGTCGTCCTCGGCACCAAGTTCACGCACGGCGCCTGGGTCGCCCTCCTCGGCATGGTCATCTTCTACGCGACGATGTCCGCGATCCGGAAGCACTACGACCGGGTCGCCGAGGAGATCGCCGCGCCCGAGGGCCCGTCCGACGACAGCGTGCGGCCCTCCCGTGTGCACTCCGTCGTCCTCATCTCCAAGATCCACCGGCCGACGCTGCGCGCCCTCGCCTACGCCAAGCTGATGCGCTCCGACTCCCTGGAGGCACTCAGCGTCAACGTCGACCCGGCCGAGACGAAGGCCCTTCGGGACGAGTGGGAACGCCGCGGCTTCACCGTGCCGCTGAAGATCCTCGACTCGCCGTACCGCGAGATCACCCGCCCGGTCATCGAGTACGTGAAGGGGCTGCGCCGCGAGTCCCCGCGCGACGTGGTGTCGGTGATCATCCCCGAGTACGTGGTCGGCCACTGGTACGAGCACCTGCTGCACAACCAGAGCGCGCTGCGGCTCAAGGGGCGGCTGCTGTTCACGCCGGGCGTGATGGTGACGTCCGTGCCGTACCAGCTGGAGTCCTCCGAGGTGGCCAAGAAGCGTGCCCGCAGGCGTTCGGAGTGGACCGCTCCGGGCTCGGTGCGGCGCGGTCCGGCGGAGCACCGGCCGAAGGAGCCGTCGGGGCCCAAGCGCTGA
- a CDS encoding DUF3159 domain-containing protein — MTSLDKPTEDAQRDARDAQDSRAVTEAALFEAFGGLRGMIETVLPGLLFVTIFTINKDLHSAAIAALGVSILLVVVRLVMKDTVKHAFSGVFGVAFGVVFAMMTGNAKDFYLPGMLYTLGLALAYIITTLAGVPLIGLILGPVFKENLSWRTRNPGRKKAYAKASYAWGLILLAKCAILFPLYWWADTTQFGWVLIALKIPPFLLAVWLTWVFLAKAPPPIDVFAEMEAEEKAEKERQAAARSAD; from the coding sequence GTGACGTCGCTCGACAAGCCGACCGAAGACGCCCAGCGGGACGCGCGGGACGCGCAGGACTCACGGGCGGTGACCGAGGCCGCCCTTTTCGAGGCGTTCGGCGGTCTGCGGGGCATGATCGAGACGGTCCTGCCGGGCCTGCTCTTCGTCACGATCTTCACGATCAACAAGGACCTGCACTCGGCGGCCATCGCGGCCCTCGGCGTCTCGATCCTGCTCGTGGTGGTCCGCCTGGTCATGAAGGACACCGTCAAGCACGCGTTCAGCGGTGTCTTCGGTGTCGCCTTCGGTGTCGTCTTCGCGATGATGACCGGCAACGCGAAGGACTTCTACCTGCCGGGCATGCTCTACACGCTCGGTCTCGCCCTCGCCTACATCATCACGACGCTCGCCGGAGTTCCCCTGATCGGCCTGATCCTCGGCCCGGTCTTCAAGGAGAACCTCTCCTGGCGTACGCGTAACCCCGGCCGCAAGAAGGCCTACGCGAAGGCCAGTTACGCGTGGGGCCTGATCCTGCTCGCCAAGTGCGCGATCCTCTTCCCGCTCTACTGGTGGGCCGACACGACCCAGTTCGGCTGGGTCCTCATCGCGCTGAAGATCCCGCCCTTCCTGCTCGCGGTCTGGCTGACGTGGGTCTTCCTCGCGAAGGCGCCGCCGCCGATCGACGTCTTCGCCGAGATGGAGGCGGAGGAGAAGGCCGAGAAGGAGCGGCAGGCCGCGGCCCGGTCCGCCGACTAG
- a CDS encoding OB-fold nucleic acid binding domain-containing protein has product MSAVPRSEKLAGRFRRMIDRLSSSQEDLESEELREDAETAGCTRIGDCRDRQVVTVTGTLRTVTLRPRAGVPALEAELFDGSAALDVVWLGRRSIVGIEPGRKLMASGRISMSRGRRVLFNPKYELRPLGRE; this is encoded by the coding sequence ATGAGTGCTGTCCCTCGATCCGAAAAGCTGGCGGGCCGGTTCCGGCGCATGATCGACCGGCTCTCCTCCTCTCAGGAGGACCTGGAGTCGGAGGAGCTGCGCGAGGACGCCGAGACCGCGGGCTGCACCCGCATCGGTGACTGCCGCGACCGACAGGTGGTCACGGTTACTGGTACCTTGCGCACGGTCACTCTGCGCCCGAGGGCCGGTGTCCCGGCCCTGGAGGCCGAGCTGTTCGACGGTTCGGCCGCGCTGGACGTGGTGTGGCTCGGCAGACGCTCCATCGTGGGGATAGAGCCGGGGCGCAAGCTGATGGCGTCGGGCCGGATCTCGATGAGCCGGGGCCGTCGCGTGCTGTTCAATCCGAAGTACGAACTCAGACCCCTCGGACGGGAGTAG